One Cryptomeria japonica chromosome 9, Sugi_1.0, whole genome shotgun sequence genomic window carries:
- the LOC131048300 gene encoding flavonol synthase/flavanone 3-hydroxylase, which produces MSGITSVKSLAERGIQTVPLQYVRNPGEEIFNNINSSHAQDVQIPIIDLHLHGLNVQPLSKSSVDEISSAAEKWGFFQIVNHGIPESLIARVQAVGKAFFELPIEEKELYKREGGGNNAGYGSKVGISADAKLDWRDSYYNIVWPVSQRVMSKWPKQPSDFTEVMDEYSKKICKLWEVLMQALCGGLGLANENALDEALGGERKEIHFTINYYAPCPQPEQVIGFSSHSDADALTILLQDQTPGLQVLKGDEWINVPCIPGALVVNIGDQIEILSNGKYKSIEHRSFVQKNHVRMSWPMFCTPSQNVIISPLKELINEENPPLYAASSFQEYLELFFTKGLIGKDHLTDFKNSSA; this is translated from the exons ATGTCTGGCATAACAAGTGTCAAGAGCTTAGCAGAGAGGGGAATCCAAACAGTTCCATTACAATATGTCAGGAATCCAGGAGAGGAGATCTTCAATAATATTAATTCTTCTCATGCACAGGACGTCCAGATTCCAATCATTGATTTGCATTTGCATGGCTTAAATGTGCAGCCTCTGAGCAAAAGTAGTGTAGATGAAATTTCAAGCGCTGCAGAAAAGTGGGGTTTTTTTCAGATTGTTAATCATGGAATTCCTGAGTCTCTTATTGCTCGAGTACAAGCTGTGGGGAAGGCCTTCTTTGAGCTTCCTATTGAAGAAAAGGAATTGTATAAAAGGGAAGGAGGAGGGAACAATGCTGGGTATGGCAGCAAAGTAGGAATTTCAGCTGATGCGAAATTAGACTGGAGGGATTCCTATTATAATATTGTGTGGCCTGTTTCGCAGAGAGTCATGAGCAAGTGGCCCAAACAACCTTCTGATTTCAC GGAAGTGATGGACGAATACAGCAAAAAGATTTGCAAATTGTGGGAAGTTCTGATGCAGGCACTATGTGGCGGCCTTGGATTGGCTAATGAAAATGCTCTTGATGAGGCCTTGGGTGGAGAGAGGAAGGAGATTCATTTTACCATAAACTACTACGCGCCCTGCCCTCAGCCAGAACAAGTGATTGGCTTCTCATCTCACTCTGATGCGGATGCCCTCACAATTCTCCTTCAGGACCAAACCCCAGGCCTACAAGTTCTCAAGGGTGATGAATGGATTAATGTTCCCTGCATCCCAGGTGCTCTCGTGGTCAATATTGGTGATCAAATTGAG ATATTGAGTAATGGAAAATACAAAAGCATTGAACATAGGAGTTTTGTTCAGAAAAACCATGTGAGGATGTCATGGCCCATGTTTTGTACTCCATCTCAAAATGTAATCATCTCACCTCTCAAAGAATTGATAAATGAAGAGAATCCTCCATTGTATGCAGCATCGTCCTTCCAAGAGTATCTGGAGCTGTTCTTCACCAAAGGATTGATTGGCAAGGATCATCTCACCGATTTCAAAAATTCATCTGCATAG